The sequence below is a genomic window from Draconibacterium halophilum.
TTACTAAAATGTAACTTTAACACCAAGAGCCAGAGTTCTTACGGCCGGATAGTTCATTGGAGCACCAATTTCCGGATCAAAGTTTTTCTGTGCAGCATAAATCAGGAACAGGTTGTTTCCTGCAAAATATACCTGAGCTCGTGATATGCCTAAATCGCCAAATACAGTATTTGGTATAGTATAGGTAAGAACGGCATTTTTCAATCGGCAATAAGCCATGTTATCCAGGTGGTAAGTACTCATATGGTTATCAAACGACCAATATGCATCATCGCGGTTGTATGCTCTTGCTACATCCGTAACTCTGTTTTCAGGTGTCCAGCGGTCATCGAAACTCCATTGGAAGTAGTTACCTGCTTCACCACGACGTCCATCTGCGATATTCATACGGTAATATTTTCCCTGTCCTTGTGCCAGTAGCGATAAGTGCCAGTTTTTGTAGTCTAAGTCTATAGATAAGCCGTAAGTAACTTCCGGCATATCGGTTTGGTCTACCAGAATCTGGTCGTCGCTGGTAATGCTGCCATCACCGTCTACGTCTCTGAAAATTACGTCTCCTGCTCGTGCTCCGTCCCAATGAGGTTGTGACTCTGTTGGATCGTTTTCAAAAATACCAATGGCGTCGTACATTAACCAGGCTCCGTAAGGGTGTCCGGTACGTTGTTGCCAAGGCACTGCTCTTTCAGGCTCGTCCATAAATACCACTTCGTTGTGGTTGTACGAGAATTGGCCGGTTAGGTCAAGTCTTAAATCAGAAGTAATATTTTTATGGTATCCGGCTTCCAGCTCAAAACCACGGTTGTCAACTTCTGCAATATTCTCGTCAGGTAATGCTAATCCTGTAAATTGAGGAACAGAAGCATCTCTTGAAGCTAAAATATCAGAACGTTTGCTGTAGAAGAAATCACCATCGAAAGAAAATAGGTTATCAAGAATCTGCGATTCGAAACCGATGTTGTAAGTCGTTTGTTTTTCCCAGGTAATGTTTGGGTTGGCTACTCCTTCTTGTTGTACAACTGTTTCAACCTGTTTTCCTGAGCCCATGGTTAAACCGGTACCCAGTACATATTTATTCATGTATTGGAAAGGGCTACCAGGGTCCATACCCATTTTACCATACGATAATCTCATTTTGAAATAATTGATGGCCGATAAATTTTCTTGCCAGAAATTTTCTTCAGAGGCTCTCCATCCTAACATTAAACCAGGGAAATTACCCCAACGGCTGTCTGGTGGGAATTTTAAAGAACCGTCGCGACGGAACAGTGCTTCAACCAGGTATTTTCCTGCATAGCTGTAGTTGGCACGAGCAATGATCGACTTGCGTGCATAAATCCAGCTCCAACCCCAGTTGTCTTTGTCGGTATCCGAACCGGCGTCGATAGTTTGTACTACGTCGGAAATATAGTATCTCCTGAAAGCACCCATTTCGTTTCTGTTTTGGTCTATCTGTTCGTATGCACCAAAAAGAGAAACTGAATGATCACCAAAATCACGCGCATAATTAAAGTTAAAATTTGCTAGTTTACGTATGTTTCTGCGATAGGTTTCGGAAAGCTCTGGTGAAGAGTATCCGCGCAACGCAGGAGTTAGCTCCATATCAACAATATATCCTTCAGAATCATATTCTGCTGTACTCAAATTTTCAGTATACAGCGTCCATGGTTTACGGAATTCTTTTCTGTACCAGTTCGATACATCATAAGAATAATAACCGCTAAGGGTTAATCCTTCAATCATTGGCGGAGTGATAGTTGCCCTAAAGGTTAA
It includes:
- a CDS encoding TonB-dependent receptor; the protein is MEKCINAKLSCSSGWLTKFRRVTAATLVLLLAIVVSVQASTYSESVKFDLKMKKASLKEVFQTITEQSEFKFVYNNDVVNDNQKVSVSSEDSRVEEILDEILPQHNLGYQVIDRQVIVYPAENDGKSASETASPQEKSISGTVVDEEGMPMPGVSVIVKGTTVGIVTNTDGNYNLTGIPGDAKTLVFSFVGMRTQEVNIGNKATIDITLEAEAIGLDEVIAVGYASQKKANVVGSVSTVSGDQIEAIPAADVTNTLSGRMSGVTGIQSTGEPGQSNATLLVRGRTTLGNRNDNPELTAPLVVIDGIPGRSLGDVDPVDIESVSVLKDASAAIYGSTAANGVILVTTKRGKSGKPRLNYQFYQGLMSPTILPKVTNAGDYATMLSEFQDYENRERTYSDEDIALFYSGRDPWVHPNSDWVGDLVADWTTTSKHNFSIDGGSNGMYYYVSLGYKNEEAIYEQESTNYKQYNLRAKLELPITEWLTTSVDYAGFLNNKLYPTKGAGDIYGQSTRLLPTRWSFWPNGKPGPDIEYGDNPVVTSTFEGGYDDQKDYINQLTFRATITPPMIEGLTLSGYYSYDVSNWYRKEFRKPWTLYTENLSTAEYDSEGYIVDMELTPALRGYSSPELSETYRRNIRKLANFNFNYARDFGDHSVSLFGAYEQIDQNRNEMGAFRRYYISDVVQTIDAGSDTDKDNWGWSWIYARKSIIARANYSYAGKYLVEALFRRDGSLKFPPDSRWGNFPGLMLGWRASEENFWQENLSAINYFKMRLSYGKMGMDPGSPFQYMNKYVLGTGLTMGSGKQVETVVQQEGVANPNITWEKQTTYNIGFESQILDNLFSFDGDFFYSKRSDILASRDASVPQFTGLALPDENIAEVDNRGFELEAGYHKNITSDLRLDLTGQFSYNHNEVVFMDEPERAVPWQQRTGHPYGAWLMYDAIGIFENDPTESQPHWDGARAGDVIFRDVDGDGSITSDDQILVDQTDMPEVTYGLSIDLDYKNWHLSLLAQGQGKYYRMNIADGRRGEAGNYFQWSFDDRWTPENRVTDVARAYNRDDAYWSFDNHMSTYHLDNMAYCRLKNAVLTYTIPNTVFGDLGISRAQVYFAGNNLFLIYAAQKNFDPEIGAPMNYPAVRTLALGVKVTF